The stretch of DNA GCAGTCTTCTGAAGAGCAGATCATCGGCATCCCGAAGGAAGCCGAGGCAGGTGCGGTGGTGACGGATCTGTGTCGCCGGCACGGGATGTCTAGCGCAACCTATTACACCTGGAAGGCCAAGTTCGGCGGTCTAGAGGTGTCCGACGCAAGGCGTCTACGGGCGCTTGAGGAAGAGAACGCCCGGCTCAAACGGTTGCTGGCGGACACAATGCTGGACAATCCTGTCCTGAGCGAAGTCGAAGGGGGGACCGAACTGACCTCGAACGCAGTGCTTGCATGGTCGGGCGATGCCGGCGTCGAGTGGCACTATATCGCACCAGGCAAGCCTACGCAGAACGGGTTCGTCGAAAGCTTCAACGGTCGCATGCGCGACGAACTGCTCAACGAGACGCTGTTCTGCACGGTCCGCCAGGCGCGCTCGATCCTCGCGCGCTGGGTCGATGATTACAACACTGAGCGGCCGCACTTCTTGCTCGGCTACGCCACACCAGCGGCTTTCGCCGCCGAACTCTAAAAAGCGACGGGCGGGCTTAAACCCGGCCGTTGCTCCACCCGCGCTGTTGCG from Sphingomonas sp. HMP9 encodes:
- a CDS encoding integrase core domain-containing protein, with translation MKRKQSSEEQIIGIPKEAEAGAVVTDLCRRHGMSSATYYTWKAKFGGLEVSDARRLRALEEENARLKRLLADTMLDNPVLSEVEGGTELTSNAVLAWSGDAGVEWHYIAPGKPTQNGFVESFNGRMRDELLNETLFCTVRQARSILARWVDDYNTERPHFLLGYATPAAFAAEL